One window of Planktothrix serta PCC 8927 genomic DNA carries:
- a CDS encoding DUF4435 domain-containing protein, producing MREYLSPDRHANAIRLRRSTFSGTFLLVEGRTDQTFYERFIDKKNCELMSISGKPSSKLLIIDVLGILEKDNFDGILAIVDADFDHLETSPHTNPNLIRTDTHDLETMLINSKAFDKVIREFGSEDKITKFGRDIRTALLEAGMPVGYLLWVSNRDGLNLTFEKIEFSNFIDKKTLKINKIKLIQEVKNKSQAFTLKDEELQQRIINRKSSNHDPWQVCCGHHLVEILSLSLRKAIGSANASDVERENLERSLRLAYEEAYFYKTQIYLSICTWETNNPLFRVLRNDI from the coding sequence ATGAGGGAGTATCTTTCTCCTGACCGTCATGCCAATGCCATTCGGCTAAGACGTAGCACTTTTTCAGGGACTTTTTTATTAGTTGAAGGTAGGACAGATCAGACATTTTATGAACGTTTTATTGACAAAAAAAACTGTGAATTAATGAGTATTTCTGGCAAACCCTCTAGTAAACTTCTAATTATTGATGTTCTGGGTATTTTGGAGAAAGACAATTTTGATGGAATTTTAGCTATTGTTGATGCAGATTTTGATCATCTTGAGACTTCACCGCATACTAACCCTAATCTAATTCGTACAGATACCCATGACCTTGAAACGATGCTGATCAATTCAAAAGCCTTTGATAAGGTGATTCGTGAGTTTGGTTCTGAGGATAAAATTACTAAATTTGGTCGAGATATAAGAACAGCATTGCTTGAAGCGGGTATGCCAGTTGGATATCTTCTCTGGGTTTCTAATCGTGATGGATTAAACTTGACTTTTGAGAAGATCGAATTTAGTAATTTTATTGATAAGAAAACCCTAAAAATTAATAAAATTAAACTGATTCAAGAAGTTAAGAATAAATCCCAAGCCTTTACACTGAAAGATGAAGAATTACAACAACGGATAATAAACCGAAAAAGTAGCAACCATGATCCCTGGCAAGTCTGCTGTGGTCATCACTTAGTGGAAATTCTATCCCTCAGCTTACGCAAAGCAATTGGTTCCGCTAATGCTAGTGATGTTGAACGGGAGAATTTAGAGCGTAGTTTAAGGCTTGCCTACGAAGAAGCTTACTTTTACAAGACGCAAATTTACTTATCTATTTGCACTTGGGAAACTAATAATCCACTATTTAGGGTCTTACGGAATGACATATAG
- a CDS encoding AAA family ATPase yields MQIKQISVKGLFGIFDHVIPLNMNERITIIHGPNGFGKTAILRMLNGLFNFRYSVFRSIPFKSFQVDFNDGRSLEVNTDNGYATTKREYFIEFHKPNSKSPTCWVLSKMEDSSDIDLPVSILDDIIPGLQRVTVKKWVYEPTGEALSLNEVIERFEDVIPFNIKSRYKIPDLLKALTDNIHVRLIESQRLLNFEPIRSSRVNSGTSSMIPTVSSYSNELAKRIESKLAEYGTTSQSLDRTFPARVVQQQSSPDVDLTDEQLRTHLNELEEIRSRLIEVGLLDKDENSDFQIQPQSIDESTRNILSVYVKDVEKKLSVFDEIASKIELLRKIINNKFSYSYKEMNFSKEKGFVFKTHHPSSSDTDILSPSDLSSGEQHELVLLYELLFKVKPNSLVLIDEPELSLHVGWQAQFLKDLQEITKLANLDILMATHSPDIIQDRWDLTVELKGARK; encoded by the coding sequence ATGCAAATTAAGCAAATATCTGTTAAGGGTTTATTTGGAATTTTTGATCATGTAATTCCATTGAATATGAATGAGAGAATTACAATCATTCATGGGCCTAATGGTTTTGGAAAAACTGCAATACTGAGAATGCTAAATGGGTTGTTCAATTTTCGATATTCAGTGTTCCGTAGTATTCCATTTAAAAGTTTTCAAGTAGATTTTAATGATGGCAGAAGCCTTGAGGTAAACACTGATAATGGTTATGCAACAACAAAGAGAGAGTATTTCATCGAATTTCATAAGCCTAATTCAAAAAGTCCTACTTGTTGGGTTTTATCAAAAATGGAAGACTCCTCAGATATCGATTTGCCAGTCAGTATTTTGGACGATATAATTCCTGGGTTGCAACGAGTAACAGTTAAAAAATGGGTCTATGAGCCCACAGGTGAAGCTCTTTCTTTAAACGAAGTTATAGAGAGATTTGAAGATGTTATCCCGTTCAACATAAAATCACGATATAAAATACCAGATTTGTTAAAAGCATTAACAGATAATATTCATGTCCGCCTTATAGAATCACAACGTTTATTAAACTTTGAGCCTATTCGTTCTTCAAGAGTGAATTCGGGAACATCTTCCATGATACCAACGGTTTCATCTTATTCTAACGAGCTTGCAAAACGAATTGAATCTAAACTGGCAGAATATGGCACAACATCTCAATCTCTTGATAGAACATTTCCTGCAAGAGTCGTCCAACAACAATCATCTCCTGACGTTGACTTAACAGATGAACAACTTCGTACTCACCTCAATGAACTTGAAGAAATTCGCTCTCGTCTAATCGAGGTCGGTTTATTAGATAAAGATGAAAATTCAGACTTTCAAATTCAGCCTCAATCTATAGATGAAAGCACTAGGAATATTTTGTCAGTGTATGTTAAAGATGTAGAAAAGAAACTAAGCGTTTTTGATGAAATTGCGAGTAAAATTGAACTTTTAAGAAAAATTATTAACAATAAATTTTCTTATTCTTATAAAGAAATGAATTTTAGTAAAGAGAAAGGGTTTGTTTTCAAGACACATCATCCCTCCTCCTCTGATACAGATATTCTTTCCCCAAGCGATTTGTCATCGGGTGAGCAGCATGAATTAGTTCTTCTTTACGAATTACTATTTAAGGTTAAACCTAATTCTCTAGTGCTAATTGACGAACCCGAACTATCGCTTCATGTAGGATGGCAAGCCCAATTTTTAAAAGACTTACAAGAAATTACAAAGCTTGCAAATTTAGATATTTTAATGGCTACTCACTCACCCGACATCATTCAAGATCGTTGGGATTTGACTGTGGAACTGAAAGGAGCCAGGAAATGA
- a CDS encoding CU044_2847 family protein: MAEIETFAYEVDGQVYQVQLNPKVTSETDDELYDEERGVQTEVINQLQHARHLIRVYSTMAVSAFKDFGAAEIEEVTLKFAIKMGGKAGIPYISEGSAESNLEVQVKCKFPNLKPI; encoded by the coding sequence ATGGCTGAAATAGAAACATTTGCTTATGAAGTTGATGGCCAAGTTTATCAAGTACAACTCAACCCAAAAGTCACTTCCGAAACCGATGATGAGCTTTATGATGAAGAAAGAGGCGTTCAAACTGAGGTGATCAATCAGTTACAACACGCCCGTCATTTAATACGGGTTTATTCTACAATGGCTGTGAGTGCATTTAAAGATTTTGGAGCAGCAGAAATTGAAGAAGTAACTCTTAAATTTGCAATTAAAATGGGTGGAAAAGCAGGTATTCCTTATATTTCTGAAGGCTCGGCTGAGAGTAATTTAGAAGTTCAAGTCAAATGCAAGTTTCCCAACCTAAAGCCAATCTAA
- a CDS encoding nSTAND1 domain-containing NTPase, which translates to MTRYALIIGIAEYQNLTPLPKAAEDAEAVAQLLEDFGNFEVTRLPHRRNSITQRLEIAPKQLVDSIKLGQALQNLLLERGKGKEVLIYFAGHGLTFTDNLGEIKGALAASDCQLERQGEQIIDYKYGMAFSSLNNLIKKSDLSSLILILDCCHSGYFLESELLQDTLTTFKTQRDYYLITGCRSFETAKVFKGESHSIFTTALLKGLSPENAGRKGRISGDRLFDYISNELRGSVQEPIRMGWGKAINLVTYSDIHSTIELVLFNRKNPYQGLASFQLEQKQYFFGRDKVIRILVTHLSNSRFLPIIGYSGSGKTSLVKAGLLAELEKDRIPASSQWKREIFTPGQYPFGKLVNAISKYSNQETYLIFIDQFEEVFTLCESEDERLKFFQLIAEEIKAPEKKSKLVLAIRGDFLERCSSYPDIVNLINQVPPVMYVVEPMSLEELEKVIEQPAQLHGVKFEQGLVSQMALDVIGQRGALPLLQYALQELWRVCIEEPESPEPILTKQGYEQIGGVKGALNNRANLIYESFSPDDQILVRELFMKLVKLGEGEEVTRQRIPWERLRAISSSPEQLQRVIEILAGSQQRLIITDEKTVEVAHEALISEWKLLKNWIEQDRESLRINQRFETAFQEWQESFKKSDEALLMGARLLEIQEWIEKTQPKLTSDEQAFFHSSLEQYLREQQAEVEQERQLREAAEAKAKAESEKAIAEMEKAMIAEEKAEAEAARTKQAEATVKVEKQRTKLIMLSSVLIAFTLGLGLIATTIDGQKRESEASRISAYITRAEQLLENHNQLEAAIASIEALGEMKKLHRENQEELRKIESVINNVQERNRLEGHERSVYSVAYSPDGEMIASAGDEGKIILWNSEKGKIKQTILAHQEPIWAVRFSPDGKFFASGGNDKTVKLWSSSGKLLYTFNEPQDIISDVSFSANSKQIAAATKDGDIIIWDVNTHKLITTLNISQPLINNKKKRIYSLDFSTKEPSLLVYANSDSYFIWDLKNNSLKQLAHNQRYPMSVRFSKDATRIVSCGYEGTITVWKNNGELIGEFIKKDSGFSFIYADFSSDNQYIAAITTDGRIVLVKMESFLKQNSRVPKNNNKKTVSEIQEFHEIQENQGVIYKISFNPSREKNNFWVSGGDSKSLTIWEINNNNDNNIEKIDINKLNNLLDKNCNFMREYIKNTTKIEETKIFSTFCKTHL; encoded by the coding sequence ATGACTCGCTACGCACTGATTATAGGAATTGCGGAATATCAAAACTTAACGCCTCTTCCCAAAGCTGCTGAAGATGCAGAAGCTGTGGCGCAACTCTTAGAAGATTTTGGTAATTTTGAAGTAACGCGACTACCACACCGTCGTAATTCTATTACACAGCGTTTGGAAATTGCACCGAAACAGTTAGTGGATTCAATCAAGTTAGGTCAAGCGTTACAAAACTTATTATTAGAACGAGGAAAAGGCAAAGAAGTTTTAATTTATTTTGCAGGTCATGGCTTAACCTTTACGGATAACTTAGGAGAGATAAAAGGAGCATTAGCTGCTTCAGATTGCCAACTGGAAAGACAGGGAGAACAGATTATTGATTATAAATATGGTATGGCTTTCTCCAGCCTAAATAATTTAATTAAAAAATCCGATTTAAGTAGTTTAATCCTTATCTTAGATTGTTGTCATAGTGGCTATTTTTTAGAAAGCGAATTATTGCAAGATACTTTAACAACGTTTAAAACCCAACGGGATTATTATCTGATTACAGGATGTCGCAGCTTTGAAACAGCAAAAGTCTTTAAAGGAGAATCTCATTCTATTTTTACAACTGCATTATTGAAAGGATTATCCCCAGAGAATGCTGGAAGAAAAGGCCGGATTAGTGGCGATCGCTTATTTGATTATATTAGCAACGAATTGAGAGGCTCTGTTCAAGAACCCATTCGTATGGGTTGGGGAAAAGCGATTAATTTAGTCACTTATTCAGATATTCACTCAACAATAGAGTTAGTGCTTTTTAATCGGAAAAATCCCTATCAAGGATTAGCGTCATTTCAATTAGAACAAAAACAGTATTTCTTTGGACGAGACAAAGTAATCAGAATTTTAGTAACCCATTTATCAAATAGTCGTTTTTTACCTATTATTGGTTATTCGGGAAGTGGCAAAACCTCTTTAGTAAAAGCAGGTTTATTGGCTGAATTAGAAAAAGATCGCATTCCCGCTAGTAGTCAATGGAAACGAGAAATCTTTACCCCAGGTCAATATCCCTTTGGAAAACTGGTTAATGCCATTAGTAAATATTCTAATCAGGAAACTTATTTAATCTTTATTGACCAGTTTGAAGAAGTGTTTACCTTGTGTGAAAGTGAAGATGAACGGTTAAAATTTTTCCAACTGATCGCCGAAGAAATCAAAGCACCTGAGAAAAAAAGTAAATTGGTTTTAGCTATTCGAGGAGACTTTTTAGAACGCTGTAGTAGCTATCCAGATATTGTTAATTTAATTAACCAAGTTCCTCCGGTGATGTATGTTGTAGAACCCATGTCTCTGGAAGAATTAGAAAAAGTAATTGAACAACCTGCTCAGTTACATGGGGTAAAATTTGAACAGGGGTTAGTCTCACAAATGGCTTTAGATGTTATCGGACAGCGCGGTGCACTCCCCTTACTTCAATATGCGTTACAAGAATTATGGCGAGTTTGTATTGAGGAACCCGAATCTCCTGAACCTATATTAACGAAACAAGGATATGAACAAATTGGAGGCGTTAAAGGGGCATTAAATAATCGAGCTAACTTAATCTATGAAAGTTTTTCGCCGGATGATCAAATACTGGTTCGGGAACTGTTTATGAAGTTAGTTAAACTGGGAGAAGGAGAAGAAGTTACACGACAAAGAATCCCTTGGGAACGATTAAGAGCAATTTCTAGTTCCCCTGAACAATTACAACGAGTGATTGAAATTTTAGCCGGGTCTCAACAACGCCTAATTATTACCGATGAAAAAACAGTTGAAGTGGCTCATGAAGCGTTAATTTCTGAGTGGAAACTCTTAAAAAACTGGATTGAACAAGATCGAGAAAGTCTGAGAATTAATCAGCGATTTGAAACTGCGTTTCAAGAATGGCAAGAATCGTTTAAGAAATCCGATGAAGCTTTGTTAATGGGAGCGAGATTGTTAGAGATTCAAGAATGGATCGAAAAAACACAACCCAAATTAACATCCGATGAACAAGCTTTTTTTCACAGCAGTTTAGAACAGTATTTGCGAGAACAACAAGCAGAAGTTGAACAAGAACGTCAACTCCGAGAAGCCGCAGAAGCAAAAGCAAAAGCGGAATCTGAAAAAGCGATCGCAGAAATGGAAAAAGCGATGATTGCAGAAGAAAAAGCCGAAGCTGAAGCCGCACGAACAAAACAAGCTGAAGCTACAGTAAAAGTCGAAAAACAAAGAACTAAACTGATTATGTTGTCTAGTGTTCTGATTGCATTTACCTTGGGTTTAGGGTTAATTGCAACAACAATAGATGGACAGAAGCGAGAAAGTGAAGCCAGCCGCATTAGTGCTTATATTACTAGAGCAGAGCAACTGTTAGAAAATCACAATCAATTAGAAGCAGCGATCGCTAGTATAGAAGCTTTAGGGGAAATGAAAAAACTGCATCGAGAAAATCAAGAAGAATTAAGAAAAATTGAATCGGTGATTAATAATGTTCAGGAGAGGAACCGATTAGAAGGTCATGAAAGAAGTGTCTATAGTGTTGCGTATAGTCCTGATGGTGAAATGATTGCTTCAGCCGGAGATGAGGGTAAAATTATTTTGTGGAATTCAGAAAAAGGAAAGATTAAACAAACTATTCTAGCACATCAGGAGCCGATCTGGGCTGTACGATTTAGTCCAGATGGAAAGTTTTTTGCATCTGGAGGTAATGATAAAACTGTGAAGTTATGGAGTTCCTCTGGTAAGCTACTTTATACCTTTAACGAACCTCAAGATATTATATCTGATGTAAGTTTTAGCGCGAATAGCAAACAAATAGCTGCTGCTACTAAAGATGGAGATATTATAATTTGGGATGTTAATACTCATAAACTCATAACAACTCTTAACATAAGTCAACCCTTGATCAATAATAAAAAAAAGCGAATTTATAGCTTGGATTTTAGCACAAAAGAACCATCTTTGCTTGTTTATGCAAATTCTGATAGTTATTTCATTTGGGATTTAAAAAATAACTCTCTTAAACAACTTGCTCATAATCAACGATATCCTATGTCAGTTAGATTTAGCAAAGATGCTACAAGGATTGTATCTTGTGGTTATGAAGGAACTATAACAGTATGGAAAAACAATGGGGAACTAATAGGAGAATTTATTAAAAAAGATTCGGGTTTTAGTTTTATTTATGCTGATTTTAGCTCTGACAACCAATACATTGCTGCAATAACAACAGATGGAAGAATCGTATTAGTAAAAATGGAGAGTTTTTTGAAGCAAAATAGTCGAGTTCCAAAAAACAACAATAAAAAAACAGTCTCCGAAATTCAAGAATTTCATGAAATTCAAGAAAATCAGGGAGTGATTTATAAAATAAGTTTTAATCCCAGCCGTGAAAAAAATAATTTTTGGGTTTCTGGTGGTGATAGTAAAAGTTTGACCATATGGGAAATTAACAATAATAATGATAATAATATAGAAAAAATTGATATTAATAAATTAAATAATTTACTTGACAAAAATTGTAATTTTATGAGAGAATACATTAAAAACACTACAAAAATTGAAGAAACTAAAATCTTTTCAACTTTTTGTAAAACTCATTTATGA
- a CDS encoding glucose-1-phosphate adenylyltransferase encodes MKRVLAIILGGGAGSRLYPLTKVRAKPAVPIAGKYRLIDIPISNCINSEILKIYVLTQFNSASLNRHIARAYNFSGFDDSFTEVLAAQQTTQNPNWFQGTADAVRQYLWLFKEWDVDQYLILSGDHLYRMDYREFVQRHLDTNADITLSVLPIDEKRASDFGLMKLDNSGRVVSFSEKPKGDALKQMQVDTSMLGLSPEKAKENPYIASMGIYVFNKDVLIKLLDEKPQETDFGKEVIPNASEDFNVQAYLFKDYWEDIGTIEAFYHANIGLTQQPEPSFSFYDEKSPIYTRSRYLPPTKILDCHITESIVAEGCILKECRIDHSVLGLRSRVEAGCVIEETLLMGSDFYQPFSERQSGLQEGEIALGIGSNTVIRKAIVDKNARIGRNVKIINKEDVQEAEREDLGFYIRSGIIVILKNAVICDNTVI; translated from the coding sequence GTGAAACGAGTTTTAGCAATCATTCTCGGTGGCGGTGCGGGTAGCCGCCTGTATCCTTTAACCAAAGTGCGGGCCAAACCTGCGGTGCCCATTGCGGGGAAATATCGGTTAATCGATATCCCCATTAGTAACTGTATTAACTCCGAAATACTCAAAATCTACGTTTTAACCCAGTTTAACTCAGCATCCTTAAACCGTCATATTGCTCGCGCTTACAACTTCTCTGGCTTTGATGATAGCTTTACAGAAGTATTAGCCGCCCAACAAACCACCCAAAACCCGAATTGGTTCCAGGGTACAGCAGATGCGGTGCGTCAGTATTTGTGGCTGTTTAAAGAATGGGACGTTGACCAATATCTGATTTTATCCGGTGATCATCTCTACCGCATGGACTATCGAGAATTTGTCCAACGTCATTTAGACACGAATGCGGATATTACCCTTTCCGTATTACCCATTGATGAAAAACGAGCCTCTGATTTTGGGTTAATGAAACTGGATAACTCTGGGCGAGTGGTCAGTTTCAGCGAAAAACCCAAAGGGGACGCCCTGAAACAAATGCAGGTCGATACCTCCATGTTGGGTTTATCTCCTGAAAAAGCGAAAGAAAATCCTTATATTGCTTCTATGGGGATTTATGTCTTTAACAAAGATGTCTTGATTAAGCTATTAGATGAAAAGCCTCAAGAAACGGATTTTGGGAAAGAAGTAATTCCCAACGCATCCGAGGATTTCAACGTTCAAGCCTATTTGTTTAAAGACTATTGGGAAGATATTGGAACCATTGAGGCTTTTTATCATGCCAATATTGGTTTAACCCAACAACCTGAACCTTCCTTTAGTTTTTACGACGAAAAATCCCCGATTTATACCCGTTCTCGTTACTTACCCCCCACGAAAATCTTAGATTGTCACATTACTGAATCCATTGTTGCTGAGGGTTGTATTCTCAAAGAATGTCGGATTGATCATTCAGTTTTGGGATTACGTTCGCGTGTGGAAGCTGGATGTGTGATTGAAGAAACCCTGCTCATGGGTTCAGACTTTTATCAACCGTTCTCAGAACGTCAATCAGGTTTACAGGAAGGTGAAATCGCATTAGGGATTGGCTCTAATACCGTAATTCGGAAGGCGATTGTTGATAAAAATGCTCGCATTGGTCGCAATGTCAAAATTATCAATAAAGAGGATGTCCAAGAAGCGGAACGGGAAGATTTAGGATTTTATATCCGCAGTGGGATTATTGTGATCCTGAAAAATGCGGTAATTTGTGACAATACCGTTATTTAA
- a CDS encoding glycoside hydrolase family 13 protein has protein sequence MQIQTPDWVKHAVFYQIFPDRFAQATIPRKTLLKSDRWEQWDLPPSLQGYKGGNLWGVIEQLDYLEDLGINAIYFTPIFQSASNHRYHTHDYYQIDPILGGNTAFQELLDAAHQRNIKVVLDGVFNHASRGFFQFHDILENGPHSPWLDWFKIEGWPLSAYDGSKPANYVGWIDNRALPQFNHDNPEVREYIMEIAEYWVNFGIDGWRLDVPFEVKTPGFWKEFRERVKAVNPEAYIVGEVWVDAREWLDGTQFDGVMNYLFTGPTVAFIAGDRVQMELVETPSYFPYPPLFAKEYGQKIQALLELYPWEIQLTQLNLLDSHDTARLITIAGGDKTTVQLATLLLFTFPGAPSIYYGDEVGLEGQLDPDSRRSFPMKDSWHQDVLDYHKKLISLRHKYEALRIGSYKILYAEGIVYGFARCLGNEEIIVFVNSGTESAQIDFTVSDLKTCPNRLIYGEGKLTWKQEEDRTELEVNLPPRQGMIVVNS, from the coding sequence ATGCAAATACAAACTCCTGATTGGGTCAAACACGCGGTATTTTATCAAATTTTTCCCGATCGCTTTGCTCAAGCCACAATTCCGCGCAAAACCTTATTAAAATCCGATCGCTGGGAACAATGGGATTTGCCTCCAAGTTTACAGGGATATAAAGGAGGGAATTTATGGGGTGTGATTGAACAATTAGATTATTTAGAGGATTTGGGGATTAATGCGATTTATTTTACCCCGATTTTTCAATCCGCTTCTAATCATCGCTACCATACCCACGATTATTATCAAATTGACCCCATACTTGGAGGAAATACAGCCTTTCAAGAGTTGTTAGATGCCGCCCATCAACGCAATATTAAAGTTGTATTAGATGGGGTATTTAATCATGCCAGTCGGGGCTTTTTTCAGTTTCATGATATTTTAGAAAATGGCCCCCATTCTCCTTGGTTAGATTGGTTTAAAATTGAAGGCTGGCCGTTATCGGCTTATGATGGTAGTAAACCTGCAAATTATGTGGGTTGGATCGACAATCGAGCTTTACCTCAATTTAATCATGATAATCCTGAAGTCAGGGAATATATCATGGAAATTGCCGAATATTGGGTGAATTTTGGCATTGATGGTTGGCGCTTAGATGTGCCCTTTGAAGTCAAAACGCCGGGGTTTTGGAAGGAATTTCGAGAGCGAGTTAAGGCCGTTAATCCAGAAGCTTATATTGTCGGAGAAGTGTGGGTTGATGCTAGAGAATGGTTAGATGGAACGCAATTTGACGGGGTGATGAATTATTTATTTACAGGCCCAACTGTTGCCTTTATCGCTGGCGATCGCGTTCAAATGGAATTAGTCGAAACCCCTTCTTACTTCCCCTACCCGCCCTTATTTGCTAAAGAATATGGGCAAAAAATTCAAGCTTTATTAGAGTTATATCCTTGGGAAATTCAACTGACTCAATTGAATTTACTTGATAGTCATGATACAGCCCGATTAATTACTATTGCTGGAGGAGATAAAACAACAGTTCAATTAGCAACTTTATTATTATTTACCTTTCCCGGTGCCCCCAGTATTTATTATGGGGATGAAGTCGGATTAGAAGGGCAACTTGATCCCGACTCGCGCCGAAGTTTCCCCATGAAAGATTCTTGGCATCAAGATGTTTTAGACTATCACAAAAAACTGATTTCCCTTCGTCATAAATATGAGGCATTACGCATCGGTTCGTACAAAATATTATATGCTGAGGGCATTGTTTATGGATTTGCTCGATGTTTAGGGAACGAAGAAATAATCGTTTTTGTGAATTCGGGAACTGAATCCGCCCAGATTGATTTTACAGTTTCCGATTTAAAAACCTGTCCGAATCGGTTAATTTATGGAGAAGGTAAATTGACTTGGAAACAAGAAGAGGACAGAACAGAATTAGAAGTTAATCTTCCTCCTCGTCAAGGAATGATTGTGGTGAATTCTTAG
- a CDS encoding M20 family metallopeptidase produces MTQNSPSILEKIKDITTTLAPRLIEIRRHIHAHPELSGQEYQTSAYVAGVLSSCGIKVQEGVGKTGVVGEFKGNTTASRWFAIRTDMDALPMTELTGLEYASRQMGVMHACGHDLHTTLGLGTAMVLSQLGEEFPGKVRFLFQPAEEIAKGATWMVQDNVMEDVAAILGVHVFPSIPAGCVGLRSGALTAAADDLELTIIGESGHGARPHEAKDAIWIAAQVITMLQQAISRTQNPLRPVVLSIGQIMGGRAPNIIADQVKLLGTVRSLHPETYEALPGWIEQFVANICQMYGANYELNYRRGVPSVQNDLVLTQIVEETVREAFGTQAILTLPEPSLGAEDFSVYLDYAPGMMFRLGVGHKNKHNYPLHHPKFEIDESAIITGVVTLTYSAYKFCQKHLAPEKN; encoded by the coding sequence ATGACCCAGAATTCCCCATCTATCCTTGAAAAAATTAAAGACATTACCACAACTTTAGCACCTCGGTTAATTGAGATTCGTCGCCACATTCATGCACACCCTGAACTCAGTGGTCAAGAATATCAAACCTCCGCTTATGTCGCCGGGGTCTTATCTTCCTGTGGAATTAAAGTTCAAGAAGGTGTGGGAAAAACGGGAGTCGTGGGAGAATTTAAGGGAAACACCACCGCCTCCCGTTGGTTTGCGATTCGCACGGATATGGATGCTTTACCCATGACCGAATTAACCGGGTTAGAGTATGCTTCTCGACAGATGGGAGTTATGCACGCTTGCGGACATGACTTGCATACCACGTTAGGCTTAGGAACAGCGATGGTGTTATCTCAGTTAGGTGAGGAGTTCCCTGGAAAGGTGCGATTTCTGTTTCAGCCGGCGGAGGAAATCGCCAAAGGCGCGACCTGGATGGTGCAGGATAACGTTATGGAGGATGTTGCGGCGATTTTAGGGGTTCATGTCTTCCCCAGTATTCCCGCCGGGTGTGTGGGGCTGCGGTCGGGTGCGTTAACGGCGGCTGCGGATGATTTAGAATTAACTATTATCGGAGAGTCCGGTCATGGGGCGCGACCTCATGAAGCCAAGGATGCGATTTGGATCGCCGCCCAGGTAATTACAATGTTACAACAAGCGATTAGTCGCACTCAAAACCCTTTAAGACCTGTGGTTTTATCCATTGGTCAAATTATGGGCGGACGGGCTCCTAATATTATTGCGGATCAGGTTAAATTATTAGGAACGGTGCGATCGCTTCATCCCGAAACCTACGAAGCTTTACCCGGTTGGATTGAACAATTTGTTGCTAATATCTGTCAAATGTATGGCGCAAATTATGAGTTAAATTATCGTCGGGGGGTTCCCTCGGTGCAAAATGATCTAGTATTAACTCAAATTGTGGAAGAAACTGTGCGGGAAGCATTTGGAACTCAGGCAATTTTAACTTTACCCGAACCTTCTTTAGGTGCAGAAGATTTTTCCGTCTATTTAGATTATGCCCCCGGAATGATGTTTCGTTTAGGTGTCGGACACAAAAATAAACATAATTATCCCTTACATCATCCCAAATTTGAAATCGATGAATCTGCGATTATTACTGGAGTAGTAACTCTAACCTATTCAGCTTATAAATTTTGTCAGAAACACTTAGCACCTGAGAAGAATTAA